CCCGGAAGTCCGACAGCGATGAATGCGGCCTGCCAACCGGCAAGGCCAAGAACCGGGTCGCCATCGGGGAATGCCGCATTCCATCGATCGACGATCACCCCCCCGATCGCCAGAGACACACCGCCCCCAATATAGAGGCCTGAGGAATAGATAGCGAGCGCGGTCGCTCTGAGCCGGGCGGGAAACCAGTCGGAGATAAGCGAATAAGCAGAGGGGCTGGCGGTGGCCTCGCCTACGCCAACCCCGATCCGTGCGACAGTCAGGGTCGCGGCGTCCCGAGCAAAACCGGAAACCGCCGTCATGGCCGACCAGAGCGTCAAGCCCAGTGTCATTAGTCGCACGCGCTTCCAACTGTCTGCCAGTCGCCCGAGGGGAATTCCGAACAGCGCATAAAAGATCGCGAATGCCGTACCGTAGAGAAATCCCAGATAGGCATCGTCGACCCCCAGGTCGGCCTTTATGTCATTTGCCAGGATCGAAAGAATCTGGCGATCGATGAAATTGAGAACGTAGACGAGCACGAGGACGCTCAGTGCATACCAGCTGTATGCCGGGACCGGTTGTTCAGCCTGACCCTGCTCGTCGATTTTCGCTTCTTCCAAGAGAATTCCCCTTCCCGCGCCCAAGACAGAATGGATGGCGGCTTCGCGCCCTACGCGGCGTAGACTGTGCTATCCTGTAATCCCGCCTCGGCAAATCCCTTTTTCCGCAGACGACATGAATCGCACAGTCCGCAAGCAAGGTTGTCTTCGGTTGGATCATAGCAGGACCAGCTCCACGCCGGATCCAGGCCAAGCCGATGACATTCCCTCGCGATGTCTGCCTTGGTCATTTGTTGGAGCGGAGCGTGGATAGTGAAGGGACGGCCTTCAACGCCCTGTTTGGTCCCCAGTCGGGCGGTCTCCGCGAAACTCTCGATGAATTCTGGTCGGCAATCGGGATAGCCTGAATAGTCGAGCGCATTGACTCCGATGAAGACATCACTCGATCCCGCAGCTTCGGCACATGCGGTGGTGAGGGCGAGGAACACGAGGTTGCGGGCGGGGACATAGGTTACGGGGATATCGTCGCCAACACCCGACTTTGGCACTTCGATCGCATCGGTCAGTGCCGAGCCTCCGAAGGCTCGAAGATCGAGTGCAATCTCGGTCTGGGAAGCCAGCCAAAGTTCTTCTGCGATCCGTTTGGCTGAGGCGAGCTCCAGTCGATGCCGTTGCCCGTAATCGACGGTAAGCGCGCGGACCTCGAAGCCGCGTTCCTTGGCGATGGCTGCGGTTACCATTGAATCGAGACCGCCCGAAAGAAGGACGACTGCGACCGGTTTTTGTGAGGCCTTGCTTTCTTCGCTCATTGCGTGACGCTTAGCGCGATCGCCACGAGACGCAATCACCTGTAAGCGAAAGAAAGACGGTCAACAGGTTCCGGTTCGGCGTGCTTCGCCTGCAAACTGGAACGGCAGTCCGTCAGCTATGCCCTGGCTTTCGATCTGGACGAGCGCACCGGTTTCGCGGCGGATGAAAGTCCGTCCGTACCCGTTGCCGGGACAAGTATACTGCACGGTGACCCGAGCAGCACCGTCCTCGACCACGAATCGGCTACACCCTGTTTCGCGATGACGAAGCTGGATGAGTTCGCGGCCGGTCCGAACGCAGATCTTGCGATCGGGCGATCCGTCGCGAAACTTGATCGTCCACTCGCCCTTGGTCAGACCTGCCAGCATCGCGAGACCATCGGCCTGCCCGAACGCCGGGATAGAGAAGCCCAGCGCCCCGGTGCATGCCAACAGGCTCATTCGTCGGCTTAATTTGCTCGGTGCTTTTCTCATCAGATCAACATCGTCCTTTCAGAAAGAATCGCTTGCACATTCTGCCATAACTGCGATGAGCCGTTTCTGAACAGAGACGAGCCGTTAAATCTGAAGCTCGAACGCTTTCGAGCAAAAGGCGCAGTCGACCACGATACGCCCGTCCTCGTCGCGCATAGCTGCTTGTTCCGCTTCGGGAAAACGCGCGATGACCGTCTCATAATACTCGGCGCTGCAGCGGCATCCGCGCTTTAGCTCCGCGCCAGGTTGCACGCGCACCTCCTCCTCTTCGTGAAACAGCCGCCAGGCAAGTGCCTCCAGCGATAGGTTGCTGTCGACCAGCTCGTCGTGGCTGATTGTAGACGCCATGGTGACTACGTGCTCCCAGTCAGGGTGGTCGAGGCGGACGTGCAGACGTTCGCGTCCCTCTTCCCCGTCGGCGAGGTGCTGGATGAGGAGGCCGGCTGCGATCTGTACATCGGGGCCCGAGCGGCTGGCGACCTTGATCAAGGTCGGGACCTGTTCCGACTGCACGAAATAGGTCTCGCACGCCTCGGCAAGGGTCTCGCCCTCCAAGGGAACGATGCCTTGATAGCGACGGCCTCCACCGGTTTCGAAGGTCACCGCCAGATACCCTTCCCCGAATAGCGCAGAAAGCGAAGGATTTGCGCCCAGTCCTGCCAGAGCCTCTTCATCGAAATCGGCATAGCCGCGCATCGTCCCGCCGCGATAATCGCAGACCAGAAGAGATACGACGCCAGCCTGCGTCTGCGCCTGCATGGTCAGCTGCGCCTCATCCCCTTTCATCAGGCCGCCCATAAGCGCGCCCAAAACCAACGCCTCGCTGAGCAGGTGAGTGATGGGCGCGGGATAATCGTGCGCCGAGAGGACGTCCTTAACAACGGTATCAAGCCGTACGACGCGCGCACGCGCATTGCGGGCAGGCAACGTGAACCCGAGAAGTTTGTCGGAGTATGTTTCGATCTCTGTCTGCATGAGCGGCTATATGGTGGTTCGACCGCGAAGGTTTAAGACCCTCGGCCCGGTCGGCCAATCATGCCGCCTCGAGCAGCCCGAAGCTCCAGAGCAGGATCGATTTTTGCGCGTGGATACGGTTTTCCGCCTCGTCGAAGACCACCGACCGATCGCTCTCGAAGACATCCTCGCTCACCTCTTCGCCGACATGGGCCGGGAGGCAGTGAAGGAAGATTGCGTCGCTCTTGGCCTCCGCCATCAGCGCCGAGTTGACTTGAAAGGGCGCCATCGCCGCAAGTTTCGCATCTGCATGGTCCTGTCCCATCGAAACCCACGTGTCGGTGACGATCACGTCCGCCCCTCGCGCCGCCACCCCCGCGTCCTGCGTGAGTGTCACGGACGCGCCACCGGCTCGTGCCAATTCGACGAATTCGGGTTCGGGTTCAAAACCGGCAGGCGTCGCAACGCGCACATTGAACTTCATGAGCCCGGCTGCTTCCAGGACCGAATGCAACACGTTGTTGCCATCGCCAAACCACGCGACCTCAAGACCGGGCAGCGACTTGCCATGCTCAATCATCGTAAGCAGGTCGGCGACGATCTGGCAGGGATGCGAGCGGTCGGTGAGGCCGTTGATCACCGGTACCGTGGCGTGTCGGGCCATTTCCTCGATCTTCGAATGATCGTCGGTCCGCAACATGATCGCATCGACCATCCGGCTCAGAACCCGCGCTGTGTCGGCGATGGTCTCGCCGCGACCAAGCTGGCTCGAGCCTGCTTCGAGGATCAGGACTGTCCCGCCCAGCTGGCGCATCGCAATATCGAAGCTGACCCGCGTGCGCGTGGAGTTCTTCTCGAATACGAGCGCCAGCACGCGGCCAGCCAGCGGCGCATCGGAATCCGGCTGCCCTTTCGCCCAGCCTGATCGCGCCGCCTTGCGGTCGATTGCGTCGTTGATCAGCGCCGCGATTGCGTCAGCTCCGGCGTCTCCGAGGTCGAGGAAGTGGCGCACCGCCATCAGGCCGGTCTGGGCACTTCGTAGCTCGCAGCCCCGGCCGAAAGCTTCTCGAAGAACTCGTCCATTTCCGCATCGCCAATGACGAGCGGCGGGATTACGCGCAGTGTGTTGTCGCCCGCCGCAACGGTAAGCAGCTGGTGGTTGTCGCGCAGGTGGACGAAAAACGGGCGGCTCTCGACCTTCATCTTGATGCCGAGCATGAGCCCCTTGCCGCGCACCAGCTCGAAAAGTTCCGGATAGTTGCCGATGAACTGCTCAAGGCGCGAGCGCAGACGCTCACCTTTCTCTCGGACCGAAGCGAGAAATTCTTCATTCGCGACCGCTTCCATCACCGCGCTGCCCGCGGCCATGGCAAGAGGGTTGCCGCCATAGGTCGAGCCATGCGTGCCGAAGACCATGCCGCGCGCCGCCTTTTCGGTCGCAAGACAGGCGCCGATCGGGAATCCGCCGCCCAATCCCTTTGCCGTCGCGACGATGTCGGGCTCGATCCCGTATTGCTCGTAGGCATATAGCGTGCCGGTGCGCGCAACGCCGCACTGCACCTCGTCGAGAACGAGCATCAAATCGTTCTCGTCGGCAAGCTTTCGCAGTTCCTGCATGAACTCGACCGATGCCGGTCGAATGCCGCCCTCACCCTGAATCGGCTCGACAAGGAAGCCGGCGGTGTTCGGCCCCATAAGTGCCTTGGCCGATTCCAGATCGTCGAATTCTGCATATTTGAACCCGGCAAGAAGAGGCGAGAAGCCGTGGTGCATCTTCTCCTGGTTCGAAGCACTGATGGTTGCCATCGTGCGCCCGTGAAATGCGTTCTTGAAGGTGATGAGCTCGAACTTCGTCGTGTCGCCTTCGTGCTGGTGGTAAGCGCGTGCTGTCTTGATCGCGGTTTCGACAGCCTCGGCGCCGGAATTGGTGAAGAAAACCGTGTCGGCAAAGGTGTTATCGACCAGCGTCTGCGCGAGTTTTTCGCCCTGCGGACTGCCGTAGAGGTTGGAGACGTGCATCAGCGTTTCCGCCTGCTTTTGAATAGCCTTGATCAGCCCCTCATGCGAGTGCCCCAGCAGGTTGACCGCTATCCCGCTCGCGAAATCGAGATAGCGCGTGCCGTCCTCGTCAATAAGGTGGCAGTGCTCGCCGCGAACCGGCCGCACGCCGCAACGCGGATAGACAGGCATGAGCGGGGTAATCGACATAGATCAAATCCTAGGCTTGAAATCAGGTCAAAACACAAATGGCGACCCAAGATTGAGCCGCCATCCGCGTTTGAGATAAGGCCGCTCGGACACTTGGTCAAACGGCCGGATAAATGTTCGGGGGGTTAGCCCTGGACCGGCACGAGGTTGACCGCGGAATACTTTCCGCGTCGATCGACCTCGAGGTCGAATTCGTAGCGCTCGCCCTCGTTCAACTCCGAAAGACCCGAACGTTCGACCGCGCTGATATGCACGAACGCGTCCGGCTGGCCGTCATCGCGAACGAGGAAGCCGAAACCCTTCATCGAGTTGAAGAATTTGACCGTACCGGTCGCCTTCTCACCTGTCAGCTCGCGCTTGGGAGGGCCGCCTGCCTGGACTTGCACGACATCGCCAACGATCTGGAGATCCTGTGCGGAAATCTTGCCGCCGCGATCGACGAGGTTGAATTCGAGTTCCTGACCTTCGCCAAGCCCTTCTAGGCCCGCGCGCTCCACCGCGCTGATATGGACGAACACGTCCTCACCGCCGGTTTCCTGCTGGATGAAGCCGAAGCCTTTCTGGCCGTTGAAGAACTTCACGGTGCCTTTGCCGGTGCCGACGACCTGAGCGGGCATGCGGTTGAAACCGCCGCCTCCGCCACCACCGCCGCCGCGAGGGCCACCGCGATCGCCGCCGCCGTAGCCGCCGCGCGGTCCGCCGCGATCGCCGCCACCGCCGAAACGGTCTCCGCCACCGCCACGGTCGCCACCGCCAAAGCGGTCACCACCACGGTCATTTCCGTAATCACTCGGGGGTGGAAATCCGTCCATCCCGCCACCGAAAGGATCGAAACCCTCTTCGCCGAAACCGTCGCGCTTGTCCCGGCCGCGCCGACGTCCCCTATCGTAACCCATAATCCAGTACGTACCTTGTCACACTGTCCAATCACTTCGATGCGCCGGTTGCGGGGACAGTGATCCGAACCGGACGCGGCCCGACATCCGATCAGCCGAATGCCGTCCACCAAAAGAGGTCATAGCGCACAAAGCCTTGCTTTGCGAATGATTTAAGTTCCACGAGCTTGATGGTGCATAATTATGACATTTTCGAACCACTTTCATGATGATCGAAGACAAATATCGGTCATTACCAATAGAATGCGGGTCACCATGGGGTTTGCCATTTGTCTGCACGCATCCTAGCACCGGCCCGAACCAAGCGAGGAAATGAGCAAGATGAGCAATTTTCGACCGCTGTCCGAATCGGTGTTGGCAAGTCCGCAGATCGAGCTTTCCGACATCGAAACTGCGCGCAGCCAAGGGATCACGCTGATCGTCAACAATCGGCCCGATGGCGAGGATCCATCCGCTCCGCAGGGCGATGAGGTGGAGGCTGCCGCCAAAGCTGCCGGCATCGATTATGTCGCGATCCCCATCGGCCATGCAGGCTTCAGCGAGCCGCAGGTCGACCAGATGATCGCCGCGCTGGGAAAGACCGATGGCAAAGTCCTTGCCTATTGCCGATCCGGCACGCGATCGACCTTCCTGTGGTCGCTGGCGCAGGCAAAAAGCGGCAAAGATCCCGATGCTATCGCCGAAGCAGCATCGGCGGCGGGGTACGATATCACCCCGATCCGCCCAATGATCGATATGCTCGCCGCGCGCTGATCGCGCCTATTTCCGATAATCGAGCGGCGGCGCACGGTCGCCAAGCAGCGAGCGGTACTCGTAGTCCTCGCCACGCGCCTCGTCGAATTCCGCCCTGGCTTGCGCGCGAAGCTCCGGATTGGTGAAAAGCTCGACCGCCATCAACGACATCGCCTTGGCGGCAAGCTGGGTGCCCTTGTAGCCGATCGAGTGGCCGCTCGCCGCAACAGCCTGCCAGCTATGTGCGCTGGTGCCGGGAACCCAGGTCGCGGTGCGCACCCCCACGGTCGGGGTCGCCCACGAGACATCTCCGACATCGGTGGAGCCGTAGCCCAGGTTTTTCTCGTATGGCTGGATTTCCCCTGCGCCCTCCAGCGGCTTGGCAGCATCGCCGAGCGAAGCCTGCAACTGCTCGGCCCAATCACGCTCCTCGTCGCTATACGTAATCCCTCCGAGGCTGCGCAGCTTCGCATCCATGACCTTGGCGAGCGTCTCGTTCACGAGCA
The Erythrobacter sp. THAF29 DNA segment above includes these coding regions:
- a CDS encoding cold-shock protein encodes the protein MGYDRGRRRGRDKRDGFGEEGFDPFGGGMDGFPPPSDYGNDRGGDRFGGGDRGGGGDRFGGGGDRGGPRGGYGGGDRGGPRGGGGGGGGGFNRMPAQVVGTGKGTVKFFNGQKGFGFIQQETGGEDVFVHISAVERAGLEGLGEGQELEFNLVDRGGKISAQDLQIVGDVVQVQAGGPPKRELTGEKATGTVKFFNSMKGFGFLVRDDGQPDAFVHISAVERSGLSELNEGERYEFDLEVDRRGKYSAVNLVPVQG
- a CDS encoding aspartate aminotransferase family protein, with amino-acid sequence MSITPLMPVYPRCGVRPVRGEHCHLIDEDGTRYLDFASGIAVNLLGHSHEGLIKAIQKQAETLMHVSNLYGSPQGEKLAQTLVDNTFADTVFFTNSGAEAVETAIKTARAYHQHEGDTTKFELITFKNAFHGRTMATISASNQEKMHHGFSPLLAGFKYAEFDDLESAKALMGPNTAGFLVEPIQGEGGIRPASVEFMQELRKLADENDLMLVLDEVQCGVARTGTLYAYEQYGIEPDIVATAKGLGGGFPIGACLATEKAARGMVFGTHGSTYGGNPLAMAAGSAVMEAVANEEFLASVREKGERLRSRLEQFIGNYPELFELVRGKGLMLGIKMKVESRPFFVHLRDNHQLLTVAAGDNTLRVIPPLVIGDAEMDEFFEKLSAGAASYEVPRPA
- the queC gene encoding 7-cyano-7-deazaguanine synthase QueC, which translates into the protein MSEESKASQKPVAVVLLSGGLDSMVTAAIAKERGFEVRALTVDYGQRHRLELASAKRIAEELWLASQTEIALDLRAFGGSALTDAIEVPKSGVGDDIPVTYVPARNLVFLALTTACAEAAGSSDVFIGVNALDYSGYPDCRPEFIESFAETARLGTKQGVEGRPFTIHAPLQQMTKADIARECHRLGLDPAWSWSCYDPTEDNLACGLCDSCRLRKKGFAEAGLQDSTVYAA
- the argF gene encoding ornithine carbamoyltransferase, which produces MAVRHFLDLGDAGADAIAALINDAIDRKAARSGWAKGQPDSDAPLAGRVLALVFEKNSTRTRVSFDIAMRQLGGTVLILEAGSSQLGRGETIADTARVLSRMVDAIMLRTDDHSKIEEMARHATVPVINGLTDRSHPCQIVADLLTMIEHGKSLPGLEVAWFGDGNNVLHSVLEAAGLMKFNVRVATPAGFEPEPEFVELARAGGASVTLTQDAGVAARGADVIVTDTWVSMGQDHADAKLAAMAPFQVNSALMAEAKSDAIFLHCLPAHVGEEVSEDVFESDRSVVFDEAENRIHAQKSILLWSFGLLEAA
- a CDS encoding Hsp33 family molecular chaperone HslO, with protein sequence MQTEIETYSDKLLGFTLPARNARARVVRLDTVVKDVLSAHDYPAPITHLLSEALVLGALMGGLMKGDEAQLTMQAQTQAGVVSLLVCDYRGGTMRGYADFDEEALAGLGANPSLSALFGEGYLAVTFETGGGRRYQGIVPLEGETLAEACETYFVQSEQVPTLIKVASRSGPDVQIAAGLLIQHLADGEEGRERLHVRLDHPDWEHVVTMASTISHDELVDSNLSLEALAWRLFHEEEEVRVQPGAELKRGCRCSAEYYETVIARFPEAEQAAMRDEDGRIVVDCAFCSKAFELQI
- a CDS encoding TIGR01244 family sulfur transferase; translation: MSNFRPLSESVLASPQIELSDIETARSQGITLIVNNRPDGEDPSAPQGDEVEAAAKAAGIDYVAIPIGHAGFSEPQVDQMIAALGKTDGKVLAYCRSGTRSTFLWSLAQAKSGKDPDAIAEAASAAGYDITPIRPMIDMLAAR